The following are from one region of the Magallana gigas chromosome 4, xbMagGiga1.1, whole genome shotgun sequence genome:
- the LOC105338106 gene encoding membrane-associated guanylate kinase, WW and PDZ domain-containing protein 1 isoform X1 produces MSYPNSNSYTNKPPPLAPKRREQRHWSQCINETVVSTGQEDGLGVTLSGGADNGQFVWIDTIREDHLTYHSGKLHTDDILLEIQGQKVAGYTLKDANFWLKQVSQNGAPVMIKSIKIGLPKELRQFLTSRFPKGSVDHELQQTIRDNLYLRTVPCTTRQPRPGEQNGVDYTFLSIEEFNQLEKSGCLLESGLYDGNHYGTPKPPSEPKGPSLRRSTSMGNALPSSGDGKRRRNRSNTEGGSARTSPVPFQYDGERKKSMEKMQIDNSLGPLPQNWERAMTEEGIPYFIDHTSETTHWLDPRLAKLQKQQAGDCNDDGTHTFPRYKRKELPFGWEKVEDPHYGTYYIDHVNRRTQYENPVAQAKRQNQGTDVNSTLPRTKRSQDSGNTTKRSISDNNMNGRAPPEYHQLGRVNRKQRERRVFTKNPDELKGEIITTTLVKSTRGFGFTIIGGDHTDEEFLQIKKVVENGPAHIDGTLQTGDVLVNVCDRCVLGYSHQDIVNLFQTIPPNQSVTLTVCRGYPLPFDPDDPNTEIIVTVAVTLPNDSNVTQQPPSYSYFQETRGVTDQHNTSAKSMKSLPDLTRSTNIQLSPSSSNQPNGTGEAPDVLGIQKPEILTINIVRGEMGFGFTIADSVYGQKVKQILDKPRCKNLQEGDILQRINDTNVQEMAHSNIVQVLKECPKNVESRIIVQRGGLPPKVKKPSRSSPRSLEESKANNNMSDTSFSSTNQPPGHYFFDGHSQNLDNRDAVDGMEPPTRPKTPTESRPKTPTYLENRPKTPTRNAGMFVNDQRGKPPIARPPPRNDDYNKNTNNQDLNISHGSSEFYLPPGNNDASSRSRFDPRSEHRPYGRFHDSGNSRSNHHDRDRETAKPGMFRSRTPGPEMISRGSEYRNEFQRPKTPTAHDMRSKTPLPGHSYGYSNANHDFGGGHYQNVMNGRMGYGNNQRSWGQNPNLPTSPPPLRRGDTVNRNNVNNFSQWNSGPPPRQSTSFEDVTPSPSNITQVPKRFPMQSQPSFGSTGQSRFGARFPETDDPIRSMEFTITLQKQETGFGFRIIGGTEEGSQVSVGHIVPNGSADLDGRLRTGDEITHVDGQNVINSSHHRVVTLMTLAGQRGHVTLGVRRRVLGDSGYLSLGQSEMYPYDVLVTRRETEGFGFVIISSISKMGSVIGESIDRVSDWLDRKSLYPWIGKIIENSPAERCGRLHVGDRILAVNGVDISHMHHEDIVNLIKDTGYSVTLTVGPPIDDTASNSSNSQKSPQGSMVNAMAYPAVPDSELRRFPPPPSPADRGYKDTNKLHLMSRPQEEGDYYVELPRGSRGFGFSIRGGQEFNCMPLFVLRIAEGGSADLDGRLRVGDQILEINGYKTESMTHSDAIDIIQNGGQTVRLLVRRTGKLPPAFDPSPMGGGYSPSNNVPMTNGPIGQSSPYLGRRQIDTRETNYFGYQGNRQYSG; encoded by the exons ATGTCTTATCCGAATTCAAACTCCTATACAAACAAACCTCCGCCGTTAGCCCCAAAACGCCGAGAGCAGAGACATTGGTCCCAGTGTATCAATGAGACGGTCGTGTCAACGGGACAGGAGGATGGCCTGGGGGTCACGCTGTCTGGTGGGGCAGACAACGGACAGTTCGTGTGGATAGACACCATCAGGGAGGACCATCTTACATATCACAGCGGAAAGCTGCACACAGACGATATACTCCTAGAGATTCAAGGACAGAAGGTGGCTGGTTATACATTAAAGGATGCCAACTTTTGGCTGAAACAGGTCAGCCAGAATGGGGCACCTGTCATGATCAAGAGTATCAAAATAG GCTTACCCAAAGAACTTCGTCAGTTTTTGACTTCTCGATTTCCGAAGGGTTCTGTTGACCATGAGTTGCAACAAACGATTCGGGATAATTTGTATCTGCGGACAGTACCAT gTACGACCAGGCAACCAAGACCAGGGGAACAGAATGGTGTAGATTACACATTTCTGTCCATTGAGGAATTCAACCAGTTAGAGAAAAGTGGTTGTCTCCTAGAAAGTGGCCTGTATGATG GCAATCACTATGGGACCCCTAAGCCCCCAAGTGAACCCAAGGGTCCAAGCCTGCGACGGTCCACTTCAATGGGCAATGCCCTGCCCTCCTCTGGTGACGGCAAACGGCGACGTAACAGAAGTAACACAGAGGGAGGGTCCGCCCGGACCTCACCGGTACCGTTCCAGTACGACGGAGAGCGCAAAAAGTCGATGGAGAAAATGCAAATTGACAACTCGTTAGGTCCTCTACCTCAGAACTGGGAGCGGGCCATGACAGAGGAAGGGATTCCATACTTCATCGA CCACACCTCTGAGACCACTCACTGGCTAGACCCCCGACTGGCGAAGCTCCAGAAACAGCAGGCAGGGGACTGTAACGATGACG GTACTCATACATTTCCGCGCTACAAGCGAAAAG AGCTTCCATTTGGCTGGGAGAAAGTTGAGGACCCCCACTATGGGACTTATTACATAGA CCATGTGAACAGACGGACTCAATATGAGAATCCAGTGGCGCAGGCCAAAAGACAAAATCAGG GCACGGATGTAAACAGCACACTACCTCGAACCAAACGGAGTCAAGATTCCGGCAACACGACCAAGCGGTCCATCAGTGATAACAACATGAACGGGCGAGCCCCGCCTG AGTACCACCAGCTGGGCAGGGTCAACAGAAAACAAAGAG agaGGCGTGTGTTTACCAAGAACCCCGATGAGttaaaaggggagataattacaACAACCTTAGTTAAGAGTACTCGGGGCTTCGGTTTTACAATCATTGGGGGAGATCACACAGACGAGGAATTCTTACAAATCAAGAAAGTGGTAGAAAACGGACCAGCACATATAGATGGAACCTTACAGACAG GAGATGTGCTGGTCAATGTGTGTGATCGGTGTGTACTGGGATATTCCCATCAAGACATAGTCAATCTGTTTCAAACAATACCCCCAAACCAGAGTGTCACGTTAACTGTGTGTCGAGGTTACCCTTTGCCCTTTGACCCAGACGACCCTAACACAGAGATCATAGTGACTGTGGCCGTGACCTTACCTAACGATTCAAACGTCACTCAGCAGCCCCCGAGTTACTCCTATTTTCAAGAGACTCGTGGTGTGACCGACCAGCATAATACGTCAGCAAAAAGCATGAAATCTCTGCCGGATTTAACGCGGTCCACTAACATTCAGCTGAGTCCGAGTTCTTCCAATCAACCCAACGGAACCGGGGAAGCACCGGACGTGCTGGGAATCCAGAAACCGGAGATACTTACGATTAACATTGTGAGGGGGGAGATGGGCTTCGGGTTCACTATAGCGGACAGTGTGTACGGTCAGAAAGTGAAACAGATTCTGGACAAGCCTCGGTGTAAGAACCTTCAGGAGGGCGACATCTTACAGAGGATTAACGACACCAATGTACAGGAGATGGCTCACTCCAATATCGTACAGGTCCTGAAGGAGTGCCCCAAAAACGTGGAGTCTCGCATCATCGTACAGAGGGGAG GACTCCCACCGAAAGTGAAGAAACCCTCCCGATCATCT CCGCGTTCCCTGGAGGAGAGTAAAGCCAATAACAACATGTCCGACACAAGCTTCAGCAGCACTAACCAACCGCCCGGACACTACTTCTTTGACGGCCACTCCCAGAATCTAG ATAACCGGGATGCAGTCGATGGAATGGAGCCCCCCACTCGACCTAAAACACCTACAGAATCTCGACCCAAAACCCCAACGTATCTCGAAAATCGTCCCAAAACCCCAACAAGGAATGCAGGAATGTTTGTGAACGACCAGCGAGGGAAACCTCCAATAGCTCGCCCACCCCCAAGAAATGACGattacaataaaaatactaataacCAGGATTTAAACATCAGTCATGGTTCATCAGAGTTTTACTTACCGCCGGGAAATAACGACGCGTCATCACGGTCAAGGTTCGACCCGAGATCTGAGCACAGACCTTATGGAAGATTTCACGACTCAGGGAATAGTCGCAGTAACCATCACGACAGAGACAGGGAGACTGCTAAGCCAGGCATGTTCAGGAGTCGAACCCCCGGCCCTGAAATGATCAGCCGAGGCTCAGAGTACAGAAATGAGTTTCAGAGACCTAAAACCCCAACTGCTCACGATATGAGAAGCAAGACTCCCTTACCAGGGCATAGTTACGGTTACTCAAACGCAAACCATGATTTTGGTGGCGGACATTATCAAAATGTTATGAATGGACGTATGGGATATGGAAACAATCAAAGGTCGTGGGGGCAGAACCCTAATTTACCCACATCCCCTCCCCCTCTACGGCGAGGGGATACAGTGAATAGAAACAATGTGAACAATTTCTCTCAGTGGAACAGTGGGCCTCCTCCCAGACAGAGCACCTCCTTTGAGGATGTGACCCCCTCCCCCAGTAACATCACCCAGGTCCCCAAACGCTTCCCCATGCAGTCTCAACCATCCTTCGGAAGCACTGGACAATCTCGGTTTGGAGCCAGGTTTCCTGAGACGGACGACCCGATACGAAGCATGGAGTTCACCATCACGTTACAAAAACAGGAGACAGGGTTTGGTTTCCGGATTATTGGAGGCACAGAGGAGGGCTCTCAG GTGTCTGTTGGTCATATTGTACCAAATGGATCAGCGGATTTGGACGGCCGTTTACGTACGGGTGATGAGATAACACACGTGGATGGACAAAACGTCATCAACTCCTCACATCATCGCGTGGTGACCCTGATGACGCTGGCTGGACAGAGGGGTCATGTGACCCTCGGTGTACGAAGGCGTGTGTTGGGAG ATTCTGGCTATCTATCCTTAGGACAATCAGAAATGTATCCATACGACGTCCTGGTTACCCGGCGGGAGACGGAGGGCTTCGGATTCGTCATCATTTCCTCCATATCCAAAATGGGATCCGTGATAGGTGAGTCCATAG ACCGAGTCAGTGACTGGCTAGATAGGAAATCTCTGTATCCATGGATCG GTAAAATCATAGAGAACAGTCCAGCTGAGAGGTGTGGACGTCTTCATGTGGGGGACAGGATCCTGGCCGTCAATGGGGTGGATATCTCCCACATGCACCACGAGGACATCGTCAACCTCATCAAGGACACGGGATACTCAGTCACCCTGACTGTGGGGCCCCCCATAG ATGACACTGCCAGTAATTCATCAAACTCCCAAAAG AGCCCTCAGGGATCCATGGTCAATGCTATGGCATATCCAGCTGTTCCGGACAGTGAACTCAGAAG GTTCCCTCCCCCTCCCTCCCCGGCAGACAGGGGCTACAAGGACACCAACAAACTCCACCTGATGTCCCGGCCCCAGGAGGAGGGTGACTACTATGTTGAACTACCCCGGGGATCTCGGGGGTTTGGATTCTCCATCCGCGGGGGGCAGGAGTTTAACTGCATGCCGCTGTTTGTGCTCAGGATCGCAGAGGGAGGATCAGCAGACTTAGATGGGAGACTCAGG GTGGGCGACCAGATTCTGGAGATAAACGGCTACAAGACAGAGAGCATGACCCACTCGGACGCCATCGACATCATCCAGAACGGCGGCCAGACAGTGCGACTGTTGGTCAGGAGGACAGGCAAACTGCCGCCAGCATTCG ACCCTAGTCCTATGGGTGGAGGATACTCCCCATCGAACAACGTACCAATGACAAACGGCCCAATAGGTCAAAGTTCACCTTATCTAGGTCGCCGCCAAATTGACACAAGGGAAACAAACTATTTTGGTTACCAAGGAAATCGGCAGTACTCTGGCTAA
- the LOC105338106 gene encoding membrane-associated guanylate kinase, WW and PDZ domain-containing protein 1 isoform X8 has product MSYPNSNSYTNKPPPLAPKRREQRHWSQCINETVVSTGQEDGLGVTLSGGADNGQFVWIDTIREDHLTYHSGKLHTDDILLEIQGQKVAGYTLKDANFWLKQVSQNGAPVMIKSIKIGLPKELRQFLTSRFPKGSVDHELQQTIRDNLYLRTVPCTTRQPRPGEQNGVDYTFLSIEEFNQLEKSGCLLESGLYDGNHYGTPKPPSEPKGPSLRRSTSMGNALPSSGDGKRRRNRSNTEGGSARTSPVPFQYDGERKKSMEKMQIDNSLGPLPQNWERAMTEEGIPYFIDHTSETTHWLDPRLAKLQKQQAGDCNDDGTHTFPRYKRKELPFGWEKVEDPHYGTYYIDHVNRRTQYENPVAQAKRQNQGTDVNSTLPRTKRSQDSGNTTKRSISDNNMNGRAPPEYHQLGRVNRKQRERRVFTKNPDELKGEIITTTLVKSTRGFGFTIIGGDHTDEEFLQIKKVVENGPAHIDGTLQTGDVLVNVCDRCVLGYSHQDIVNLFQTIPPNQSVTLTVCRGYPLPFDPDDPNTEIIVTVAVTLPNDSNVTQQPPSYSYFQETRGVTDQHNTSAKSMKSLPDLTRSTNIQLSPSSSNQPNGTGEAPDVLGIQKPEILTINIVRGEMGFGFTIADSVYGQKVKQILDKPRCKNLQEGDILQRINDTNVQEMAHSNIVQVLKECPKNVESRIIVQRGGLPPKVKKPSRSSPRSLEESKANNNMSDTSFSSTNQPPGHYFFDGHSQNLDNRDAVDGMEPPTRPKTPTESRPKTPTYLENRPKTPTRNAGMFVNDQRGKPPIARPPPRNDDYNKNTNNQDLNISHGSSEFYLPPGNNDASSRSRFDPRSEHRPYGRFHDSGNSRSNHHDRDRETAKPGMFRSRTPGPEMISRGSEYRNEFQRPKTPTAHDMRSKTPLPGHSYGYSNANHDFGGGHYQNVMNGRMGYGNNQRSWGQNPNLPTSPPPLRRGDTVNRNNVNNFSQWNSGPPPRQSTSFEDVTPSPSNITQVPKRFPMQSQPSFGSTGQSRFGARFPETDDPIRSMEFTITLQKQETGFGFRIIGGTEEGSQVSVGHIVPNGSADLDGRLRTGDEITHVDGQNVINSSHHRVVTLMTLAGQRGHVTLGVRRRVLGDSGYLSLGQSEMYPYDVLVTRRETEGFGFVIISSISKMGSVIGKIIENSPAERCGRLHVGDRILAVNGVDISHMHHEDIVNLIKDTGYSVTLTVGPPIDDTASNSSNSQKSPQGSMVNAMAYPAVPDSELRRFPPPPSPADRGYKDTNKLHLMSRPQEEGDYYVELPRGSRGFGFSIRGGQEFNCMPLFVLRIAEGGSADLDGRLRVGDQILEINGYKTESMTHSDAIDIIQNGGQTVRLLVRRTGKLPPAFDPSPMGGGYSPSNNVPMTNGPIGQSSPYLGRRQIDTRETNYFGYQGNRQYSG; this is encoded by the exons ATGTCTTATCCGAATTCAAACTCCTATACAAACAAACCTCCGCCGTTAGCCCCAAAACGCCGAGAGCAGAGACATTGGTCCCAGTGTATCAATGAGACGGTCGTGTCAACGGGACAGGAGGATGGCCTGGGGGTCACGCTGTCTGGTGGGGCAGACAACGGACAGTTCGTGTGGATAGACACCATCAGGGAGGACCATCTTACATATCACAGCGGAAAGCTGCACACAGACGATATACTCCTAGAGATTCAAGGACAGAAGGTGGCTGGTTATACATTAAAGGATGCCAACTTTTGGCTGAAACAGGTCAGCCAGAATGGGGCACCTGTCATGATCAAGAGTATCAAAATAG GCTTACCCAAAGAACTTCGTCAGTTTTTGACTTCTCGATTTCCGAAGGGTTCTGTTGACCATGAGTTGCAACAAACGATTCGGGATAATTTGTATCTGCGGACAGTACCAT gTACGACCAGGCAACCAAGACCAGGGGAACAGAATGGTGTAGATTACACATTTCTGTCCATTGAGGAATTCAACCAGTTAGAGAAAAGTGGTTGTCTCCTAGAAAGTGGCCTGTATGATG GCAATCACTATGGGACCCCTAAGCCCCCAAGTGAACCCAAGGGTCCAAGCCTGCGACGGTCCACTTCAATGGGCAATGCCCTGCCCTCCTCTGGTGACGGCAAACGGCGACGTAACAGAAGTAACACAGAGGGAGGGTCCGCCCGGACCTCACCGGTACCGTTCCAGTACGACGGAGAGCGCAAAAAGTCGATGGAGAAAATGCAAATTGACAACTCGTTAGGTCCTCTACCTCAGAACTGGGAGCGGGCCATGACAGAGGAAGGGATTCCATACTTCATCGA CCACACCTCTGAGACCACTCACTGGCTAGACCCCCGACTGGCGAAGCTCCAGAAACAGCAGGCAGGGGACTGTAACGATGACG GTACTCATACATTTCCGCGCTACAAGCGAAAAG AGCTTCCATTTGGCTGGGAGAAAGTTGAGGACCCCCACTATGGGACTTATTACATAGA CCATGTGAACAGACGGACTCAATATGAGAATCCAGTGGCGCAGGCCAAAAGACAAAATCAGG GCACGGATGTAAACAGCACACTACCTCGAACCAAACGGAGTCAAGATTCCGGCAACACGACCAAGCGGTCCATCAGTGATAACAACATGAACGGGCGAGCCCCGCCTG AGTACCACCAGCTGGGCAGGGTCAACAGAAAACAAAGAG agaGGCGTGTGTTTACCAAGAACCCCGATGAGttaaaaggggagataattacaACAACCTTAGTTAAGAGTACTCGGGGCTTCGGTTTTACAATCATTGGGGGAGATCACACAGACGAGGAATTCTTACAAATCAAGAAAGTGGTAGAAAACGGACCAGCACATATAGATGGAACCTTACAGACAG GAGATGTGCTGGTCAATGTGTGTGATCGGTGTGTACTGGGATATTCCCATCAAGACATAGTCAATCTGTTTCAAACAATACCCCCAAACCAGAGTGTCACGTTAACTGTGTGTCGAGGTTACCCTTTGCCCTTTGACCCAGACGACCCTAACACAGAGATCATAGTGACTGTGGCCGTGACCTTACCTAACGATTCAAACGTCACTCAGCAGCCCCCGAGTTACTCCTATTTTCAAGAGACTCGTGGTGTGACCGACCAGCATAATACGTCAGCAAAAAGCATGAAATCTCTGCCGGATTTAACGCGGTCCACTAACATTCAGCTGAGTCCGAGTTCTTCCAATCAACCCAACGGAACCGGGGAAGCACCGGACGTGCTGGGAATCCAGAAACCGGAGATACTTACGATTAACATTGTGAGGGGGGAGATGGGCTTCGGGTTCACTATAGCGGACAGTGTGTACGGTCAGAAAGTGAAACAGATTCTGGACAAGCCTCGGTGTAAGAACCTTCAGGAGGGCGACATCTTACAGAGGATTAACGACACCAATGTACAGGAGATGGCTCACTCCAATATCGTACAGGTCCTGAAGGAGTGCCCCAAAAACGTGGAGTCTCGCATCATCGTACAGAGGGGAG GACTCCCACCGAAAGTGAAGAAACCCTCCCGATCATCT CCGCGTTCCCTGGAGGAGAGTAAAGCCAATAACAACATGTCCGACACAAGCTTCAGCAGCACTAACCAACCGCCCGGACACTACTTCTTTGACGGCCACTCCCAGAATCTAG ATAACCGGGATGCAGTCGATGGAATGGAGCCCCCCACTCGACCTAAAACACCTACAGAATCTCGACCCAAAACCCCAACGTATCTCGAAAATCGTCCCAAAACCCCAACAAGGAATGCAGGAATGTTTGTGAACGACCAGCGAGGGAAACCTCCAATAGCTCGCCCACCCCCAAGAAATGACGattacaataaaaatactaataacCAGGATTTAAACATCAGTCATGGTTCATCAGAGTTTTACTTACCGCCGGGAAATAACGACGCGTCATCACGGTCAAGGTTCGACCCGAGATCTGAGCACAGACCTTATGGAAGATTTCACGACTCAGGGAATAGTCGCAGTAACCATCACGACAGAGACAGGGAGACTGCTAAGCCAGGCATGTTCAGGAGTCGAACCCCCGGCCCTGAAATGATCAGCCGAGGCTCAGAGTACAGAAATGAGTTTCAGAGACCTAAAACCCCAACTGCTCACGATATGAGAAGCAAGACTCCCTTACCAGGGCATAGTTACGGTTACTCAAACGCAAACCATGATTTTGGTGGCGGACATTATCAAAATGTTATGAATGGACGTATGGGATATGGAAACAATCAAAGGTCGTGGGGGCAGAACCCTAATTTACCCACATCCCCTCCCCCTCTACGGCGAGGGGATACAGTGAATAGAAACAATGTGAACAATTTCTCTCAGTGGAACAGTGGGCCTCCTCCCAGACAGAGCACCTCCTTTGAGGATGTGACCCCCTCCCCCAGTAACATCACCCAGGTCCCCAAACGCTTCCCCATGCAGTCTCAACCATCCTTCGGAAGCACTGGACAATCTCGGTTTGGAGCCAGGTTTCCTGAGACGGACGACCCGATACGAAGCATGGAGTTCACCATCACGTTACAAAAACAGGAGACAGGGTTTGGTTTCCGGATTATTGGAGGCACAGAGGAGGGCTCTCAG GTGTCTGTTGGTCATATTGTACCAAATGGATCAGCGGATTTGGACGGCCGTTTACGTACGGGTGATGAGATAACACACGTGGATGGACAAAACGTCATCAACTCCTCACATCATCGCGTGGTGACCCTGATGACGCTGGCTGGACAGAGGGGTCATGTGACCCTCGGTGTACGAAGGCGTGTGTTGGGAG ATTCTGGCTATCTATCCTTAGGACAATCAGAAATGTATCCATACGACGTCCTGGTTACCCGGCGGGAGACGGAGGGCTTCGGATTCGTCATCATTTCCTCCATATCCAAAATGGGATCCGTGATAG GTAAAATCATAGAGAACAGTCCAGCTGAGAGGTGTGGACGTCTTCATGTGGGGGACAGGATCCTGGCCGTCAATGGGGTGGATATCTCCCACATGCACCACGAGGACATCGTCAACCTCATCAAGGACACGGGATACTCAGTCACCCTGACTGTGGGGCCCCCCATAG ATGACACTGCCAGTAATTCATCAAACTCCCAAAAG AGCCCTCAGGGATCCATGGTCAATGCTATGGCATATCCAGCTGTTCCGGACAGTGAACTCAGAAG GTTCCCTCCCCCTCCCTCCCCGGCAGACAGGGGCTACAAGGACACCAACAAACTCCACCTGATGTCCCGGCCCCAGGAGGAGGGTGACTACTATGTTGAACTACCCCGGGGATCTCGGGGGTTTGGATTCTCCATCCGCGGGGGGCAGGAGTTTAACTGCATGCCGCTGTTTGTGCTCAGGATCGCAGAGGGAGGATCAGCAGACTTAGATGGGAGACTCAGG GTGGGCGACCAGATTCTGGAGATAAACGGCTACAAGACAGAGAGCATGACCCACTCGGACGCCATCGACATCATCCAGAACGGCGGCCAGACAGTGCGACTGTTGGTCAGGAGGACAGGCAAACTGCCGCCAGCATTCG ACCCTAGTCCTATGGGTGGAGGATACTCCCCATCGAACAACGTACCAATGACAAACGGCCCAATAGGTCAAAGTTCACCTTATCTAGGTCGCCGCCAAATTGACACAAGGGAAACAAACTATTTTGGTTACCAAGGAAATCGGCAGTACTCTGGCTAA